From one Marinobacter sp. LV10MA510-1 genomic stretch:
- a CDS encoding serine/threonine protein kinase codes for MRCQDYASDDTGYTDRQIHGGSEFMTEHSDNVISGHPYDALKPDALLDAMEDAGFAVSGRLFALNSYENRVYQIGLDEGPPVIAKFYRPGRWTEASIREEHSFTKELEAADVPVVAPLTLPNGDTLGQSGPFRFAVFPQRGGQAPDVSVEDTLYRLGQWLGQIHNVGAARKFSHRPDLSVASIPIGIEQNNELLLEGNWVPRDLRPAWDSLMADLLRLCRTRINDAGNINTLRLHGDCHAGNILCREDRMLFVDLDDCRSGPAIQDMWLLLNGEDSERGAQLGEILEGYEMFRPFERRERHLIEPLRCYRQVSHCAWLAKRWDDPAFPRFFPWFGQPRFWSDQILSLREQLSALQAPAISLPGQY; via the coding sequence GTGCGCTGTCAAGATTACGCCAGCGACGATACCGGTTATACTGATCGGCAAATTCATGGCGGCAGCGAATTCATGACTGAACATTCTGACAATGTGATTTCCGGACACCCATACGATGCCCTGAAGCCAGACGCACTTTTAGATGCGATGGAAGACGCAGGCTTTGCGGTCAGCGGCCGCCTGTTTGCGCTTAACAGCTATGAAAACCGGGTGTATCAGATCGGGCTAGACGAAGGCCCGCCGGTGATTGCGAAATTTTATCGCCCGGGACGCTGGACCGAAGCCTCGATTCGCGAAGAGCACAGTTTTACCAAAGAACTGGAGGCCGCAGATGTTCCTGTAGTGGCACCACTTACCCTGCCCAATGGCGATACCCTGGGCCAGAGTGGACCTTTCCGGTTCGCAGTATTTCCCCAGCGCGGTGGCCAGGCGCCGGATGTCAGCGTAGAAGACACTCTGTACCGGCTGGGCCAGTGGCTGGGCCAGATTCACAATGTTGGCGCTGCCCGAAAATTCAGCCATCGCCCTGACCTGTCGGTGGCGTCAATACCAATCGGCATCGAGCAAAATAATGAACTGTTGCTTGAAGGCAACTGGGTGCCGCGGGACCTGCGCCCGGCTTGGGACAGCTTGATGGCAGACCTGCTGCGCTTATGCCGTACCCGTATTAACGACGCAGGCAACATCAATACGTTGCGCCTGCACGGCGACTGCCACGCCGGCAACATTTTGTGCCGTGAGGACAGAATGTTGTTTGTGGATCTGGACGATTGCCGCAGCGGGCCCGCTATTCAGGACATGTGGCTGTTGTTGAACGGTGAAGATAGCGAGCGCGGAGCGCAACTGGGCGAAATATTGGAAGGCTATGAAATGTTCCGACCTTTTGAGCGCCGCGAACGCCACCTGATTGAGCCACTGCGTTGCTATCGCCAGGTCAGCCACTGCGCCTGGCTTGCGAAGCGCTGGGACGACCCGGCCTTTCCCCGGTTTTTCCCCTGGTTCGGCCAGCCGCGCTTCTGGTCAGACCAGATACTGTCGCTGCGCGAGCAACTTTCAGCCCTCCAGGCACCGGCGATTTCGCTGCCCGGTCAGTACTGA
- a CDS encoding kinase, producing the protein MSQDSKLYTTRSLILTAVVAIIGSVLVLEITGKIDHSDNKENLPIGEFTAIQVTPGEPFNMSSKASELHARCENGYLAIAADIDSSYRGVLVDYKNRGVRCSRPSPTGPSALPEPENPGQRDQSDD; encoded by the coding sequence ATGAGTCAGGATTCGAAACTCTACACCACCCGCAGTTTGATTCTTACCGCCGTCGTCGCCATCATCGGCTCGGTACTGGTGCTGGAGATCACCGGCAAAATTGATCATTCTGACAATAAAGAGAACCTCCCCATCGGTGAATTTACGGCCATTCAGGTCACCCCCGGGGAACCCTTTAACATGTCATCAAAAGCCTCTGAGCTGCACGCACGATGTGAAAACGGCTATCTGGCCATTGCCGCGGATATCGACTCTTCCTATCGCGGCGTTCTGGTGGATTACAAAAATCGTGGCGTGCGCTGTTCGCGTCCCTCACCGACCGGACCGTCAGCCCTGCCGGAGCCAGAAAACCCGGGGCAGCGGGACCAGAGCGATGACTGA
- the cmoA gene encoding carboxy-S-adenosyl-L-methionine synthase CmoA, which produces MTERPRPVAPQQLTDRLFATERNPDDFRFDAAVARVFPDMIRRSVPGYTTIIPMIQVITEQYIQPGTNAYDLGCSLGASTLAMRHGIQYRDCELIGVDNSEAMIERCQHYVALDDHPLPVSLRCEDILTTDLRNASVTTLNFTLQFVPLSDRADLLTRIARATRPGGALILSEKLRFDDDTDQEIQTRLHHEFKRANGYSDLEISQKRSAIEHVMIPETLESHRQRLLNAGFERALVWYQCFNFVSILAIK; this is translated from the coding sequence ATGACTGAACGCCCTAGACCGGTGGCGCCGCAGCAACTGACCGACCGGCTGTTTGCCACCGAGCGCAACCCGGACGACTTTCGCTTTGACGCCGCAGTCGCGCGAGTGTTTCCGGATATGATCCGGCGTTCAGTACCGGGCTACACCACAATTATCCCGATGATTCAGGTAATCACCGAGCAGTACATTCAGCCCGGTACCAACGCCTATGATCTGGGTTGTTCGCTGGGTGCGTCTACCCTGGCCATGCGCCATGGCATCCAGTACCGCGACTGCGAACTCATCGGTGTCGACAACTCAGAGGCAATGATCGAACGCTGCCAGCATTATGTGGCCCTGGATGACCACCCATTACCGGTCAGCCTGCGCTGCGAAGACATACTGACCACCGACCTTCGCAATGCCTCGGTGACAACCCTGAATTTCACCCTGCAGTTTGTACCGCTCTCTGATCGCGCAGATCTGCTGACGCGCATTGCCCGGGCCACGCGCCCCGGTGGCGCACTGATTCTGTCGGAAAAACTGCGCTTTGACGACGACACCGACCAGGAAATACAAACTCGCCTACATCACGAATTTAAACGTGCCAACGGCTATTCGGATCTGGAAATCAGCCAGAAGCGCAGCGCTATAGAGCACGTAATGATTCCGGAAACTCTGGAAAGCCATCGCCAACGTCTTTTAAACGCCGGTTTTGAAAGGGCTCTGGTGTGGTACCAGTGCTTCAATTTCGTCTCGATTCTGGCCATTAAATGA
- a CDS encoding NAD(P)/FAD-dependent oxidoreductase produces the protein MALPLLIAKTAVIGAGVVGLAAARRLAQLGHEVIVVEAAGHIGEGISSRNSEVIHAGIYYPQDSLKARLCVAGREQLYQYCRQHKVNVSNCGKWLVATSETQAERLAGIQAQAAGNGVELALHGRAEIEKALPEVTAVAGLWSPRTGIVDSHGLMLSLRGDLESAGGQLALHTPVNTIDSGDAAAGGKHRLTLGGAMPCVLEVDNLINAAGLGAVALTGNWQGLPASQKPQQWYARGVYFSYSGQHSFRQLVYPLPEPGGLGVHLTMDLAGQIRFGPDVEWIEREDYSVHPERKAAFVDAIRQWWPGLNPEKLQPAYAGIRPKLAGPDGGFCDFRIDGPSQHGVAGLVNLFGIESPGLTACLAIADEVAERLA, from the coding sequence ATGGCCTTACCGTTGTTAATCGCAAAAACCGCCGTGATCGGGGCCGGTGTTGTTGGCTTGGCGGCGGCGCGCCGGCTGGCGCAACTGGGCCACGAAGTGATTGTGGTGGAGGCTGCCGGGCACATTGGTGAGGGCATATCATCACGCAACAGCGAGGTGATACACGCCGGCATTTATTACCCTCAGGATTCCTTGAAGGCGCGGCTGTGCGTGGCAGGTCGTGAACAACTTTACCAATACTGTCGCCAGCACAAGGTGAATGTCAGTAATTGCGGTAAGTGGCTGGTGGCCACCAGCGAAACCCAGGCCGAGCGCTTGGCGGGTATTCAGGCGCAGGCTGCTGGCAACGGGGTGGAGCTGGCTTTGCACGGCCGGGCTGAGATAGAAAAGGCACTGCCGGAGGTGACTGCTGTGGCCGGGCTGTGGTCGCCGCGTACCGGAATTGTAGACAGCCACGGGCTGATGTTGTCGTTGCGCGGAGATCTGGAAAGCGCTGGTGGCCAACTGGCTTTGCATACGCCGGTCAACACTATTGACAGTGGCGACGCCGCAGCCGGTGGAAAGCATCGGCTGACGCTGGGTGGCGCTATGCCCTGCGTGCTGGAAGTAGACAACCTGATCAACGCGGCAGGGTTGGGTGCGGTTGCGCTAACCGGCAACTGGCAGGGGTTGCCCGCTAGCCAGAAGCCGCAACAGTGGTACGCCCGCGGCGTGTATTTTAGCTACAGCGGCCAGCACTCGTTTCGTCAGTTGGTGTATCCGCTGCCGGAACCCGGCGGCCTGGGCGTTCACTTGACAATGGACCTGGCAGGCCAGATTCGGTTTGGCCCGGATGTGGAGTGGATTGAGCGTGAAGATTACAGTGTGCATCCGGAGCGCAAGGCCGCCTTTGTTGACGCTATTCGCCAGTGGTGGCCTGGGCTGAATCCGGAAAAGTTACAGCCTGCTTACGCGGGTATTCGGCCGAAACTGGCCGGGCCAGACGGCGGTTTTTGTGATTTCCGCATTGATGGCCCGTCCCAGCATGGCGTCGCGGGGCTGGTGAATCTGTTCGGTATAGAATCGCCGGGGTTGACCGCTTGCCTGGCCATTGCCGATGAAGTCGCCGAGCGCCTCGCTTAA
- a CDS encoding ComF family protein: protein MIKPSEWLSTLNKLLVNSRSGFLVNKEGRAGRCVGCLNPVARNGLCQGCYNDLPWNRWHCRCCALPLPFPAADHLCGECLQRPPAFDLTLAPLRYQFPVAAMIGRYKYQGQIAYGRPLTAALGELANESLLRQPQLRPDVLIPAPMHPQRRRQRGFNQARDIAEQLSTRLDIPLAGNLVQRQRTVQAQRTLNRAQRLANLQGVFQTTGAPPPRIAIIDDVVTTGATARLLAHALRQAGAEHIQIWALARTPG, encoded by the coding sequence ATGATAAAGCCATCGGAGTGGCTGTCAACCCTAAACAAACTTTTGGTTAACAGCAGAAGCGGTTTTTTGGTTAACAAAGAAGGCCGAGCCGGGCGCTGTGTCGGCTGTTTAAACCCGGTTGCCCGCAACGGTCTGTGTCAGGGCTGTTACAACGACCTGCCGTGGAATCGCTGGCATTGTCGATGTTGCGCCCTGCCCTTGCCGTTTCCGGCAGCCGATCATCTGTGCGGCGAGTGCCTTCAGCGACCACCGGCGTTTGACTTGACGCTGGCACCCCTACGCTATCAGTTTCCGGTGGCGGCAATGATCGGCCGTTACAAATACCAGGGTCAAATAGCCTACGGCCGCCCGCTGACCGCCGCACTAGGCGAGTTGGCCAACGAAAGCCTGCTGCGCCAGCCGCAACTGAGACCGGATGTATTGATACCCGCCCCCATGCACCCCCAGCGCAGGCGCCAGCGCGGCTTTAACCAGGCCAGGGATATTGCGGAACAGCTGAGCACGCGACTGGATATTCCGCTAGCAGGCAATCTGGTGCAGCGCCAACGCACTGTTCAAGCGCAACGCACGTTGAACCGTGCACAACGGTTAGCCAACCTGCAGGGCGTGTTCCAAACCACCGGTGCGCCTCCGCCACGAATTGCAATTATTGATGACGTTGTGACCACCGGCGCCACAGCGCGCTTGCTGGCCCATGCTTTGCGGCAGGCCGGGGCTGAACATATCCAGATTTGGGCACTGGCGCGAACGCCGGGATAA
- a CDS encoding adenylosuccinate synthase — MGKNVVVLGTQWGDEGKGKIVDLLTEKVAAVVRFQGGHNAGHTLVIEGKKTALHLIPSGILRRDVQCLIGNGVVLSPEALLKEVRELESNGVAVRDRLKISLACPLILRTHVRIDVAREHARGNDKIGTTGRGIGPAYEDKVSRRGLRVGDLCNMANFEVKLREIMSYHNFVLTEYFKEEAEDVDAALAELRQMGEEILPMAADVTDLLHDYRKRGEHIMFEGAQGSLLDIDLGTYPYVTSSNTTAGGTATGSGFGPLFLDYVLGITKAYTTRVGAGPFPTELFDEMGKYLSVKGNEVGTTTGRARRCGWFDAVALRHAIQINSVSGICLTKLDVLDGMDVVKVCIGYKTPKGEITRPPIGCDTYKDIEPIYVDLPGWHESTVGLTCLDQLPENARAYIRFLEEQIEAPIDIISTGPDRVETIVLRHPFGE; from the coding sequence ATGGGCAAAAACGTTGTTGTACTGGGTACCCAATGGGGTGACGAGGGTAAGGGCAAGATTGTAGACCTGCTCACCGAAAAGGTGGCCGCAGTCGTGCGCTTCCAGGGCGGCCACAACGCTGGTCATACGCTGGTGATTGAGGGCAAGAAAACCGCCTTGCACCTGATACCGTCCGGTATTTTGCGTCGGGACGTGCAGTGCCTGATTGGCAACGGCGTGGTGCTCTCGCCGGAAGCGCTGTTGAAAGAAGTGCGGGAGCTGGAAAGTAACGGCGTAGCGGTCCGCGACCGTCTCAAAATCAGCCTTGCCTGCCCGTTAATCCTGCGCACCCACGTGCGCATCGATGTGGCCCGTGAACACGCTCGTGGAAACGATAAAATCGGCACCACCGGCCGTGGCATCGGCCCCGCTTATGAAGACAAAGTGTCACGCCGAGGCCTGCGGGTGGGCGATTTGTGCAATATGGCTAATTTTGAAGTCAAGCTGCGCGAAATTATGAGCTACCACAACTTTGTGTTGACCGAGTACTTCAAAGAAGAAGCCGAAGACGTAGATGCGGCTCTGGCCGAGTTGCGCCAGATGGGTGAAGAGATTCTGCCGATGGCCGCTGACGTCACCGATTTGCTGCATGATTACCGTAAACGCGGCGAACATATTATGTTCGAAGGCGCCCAAGGGTCTTTGCTGGACATCGATTTGGGCACCTATCCGTACGTGACATCTTCCAATACGACGGCTGGCGGCACCGCGACCGGGTCTGGTTTTGGCCCGTTGTTTCTTGATTATGTTTTGGGTATCACCAAAGCCTACACCACCCGTGTTGGCGCTGGTCCGTTCCCCACCGAACTGTTCGACGAAATGGGTAAGTATCTGTCGGTGAAAGGCAATGAAGTAGGCACCACCACCGGCCGTGCACGTCGCTGTGGCTGGTTTGACGCGGTTGCTTTGCGCCACGCCATTCAGATTAACAGCGTATCGGGTATTTGCCTGACCAAGCTCGATGTTCTGGACGGCATGGACGTGGTTAAGGTGTGCATCGGCTATAAAACGCCGAAGGGTGAAATTACCCGCCCGCCCATTGGCTGCGATACTTACAAAGACATAGAGCCAATTTATGTGGATCTGCCGGGCTGGCATGAAAGCACTGTAGGGCTGACCTGTCTCGACCAGCTGCCCGAAAATGCTCGAGCCTATATCCGCTTCCTGGAAGAACAGATTGAAGCGCCGATTGACATCATTTCTACCGGCCCTGACCGGGTTGAAACGATTGTTCTGCGCCATCCGTTTGGGGAGTAG
- the cmoB gene encoding tRNA 5-methoxyuridine(34)/uridine 5-oxyacetic acid(34) synthase CmoB, translating to MNSFNWQTCYNDLFEHLEQQHQGAWATQIRQQLSQRFDETPHGDVPRWQSALNLLPPLPNVQTILDVPAVTLRAGQTLAREQSADLETGLRGLMPWRKGPFDFFGTAIDTEWRSDWKWDRVAPFLADLHGRQVLDVGCGSGYHCWRMHGAGAARVIGIDPGLLFLFQFLAVKNYLNDVPVDLLPLRIEDLPPKLQAFDTTFSMGVLYHRRSPLDHLLELKDTLRNGGELVLETLVIEGPEGASLMPEDRYGQMRNVWFLPSCATLLRWLDRCGFVNARVVDVTATSTEEQRSTDWMRFNSLQDFLDPDDPSRTIEGYPGPLRATLIANKPN from the coding sequence ATGAACTCTTTCAACTGGCAGACCTGTTATAACGACCTGTTCGAACACCTTGAGCAGCAACATCAAGGCGCCTGGGCCACGCAAATTCGCCAACAGCTGAGCCAACGCTTTGATGAAACGCCCCACGGCGACGTTCCGCGCTGGCAAAGTGCGTTGAATTTACTGCCGCCGCTGCCCAACGTGCAGACCATACTGGATGTGCCCGCCGTAACCCTGCGCGCCGGCCAAACCCTGGCACGGGAACAGTCTGCAGATCTGGAAACAGGATTGCGGGGCTTGATGCCCTGGCGCAAAGGCCCGTTTGATTTTTTTGGCACCGCGATTGATACCGAGTGGCGCTCAGACTGGAAATGGGACCGGGTGGCACCATTTTTGGCTGACCTGCACGGGCGCCAGGTATTGGACGTTGGCTGCGGCTCTGGCTATCACTGTTGGCGCATGCACGGCGCGGGTGCCGCGCGGGTGATTGGCATTGACCCGGGACTGCTATTTCTATTCCAGTTTCTAGCGGTAAAAAACTACCTGAACGATGTGCCGGTGGATCTGTTGCCACTGCGCATTGAGGACCTGCCGCCAAAACTTCAGGCTTTTGACACCACTTTTTCCATGGGCGTTCTGTATCACCGGCGCTCGCCGCTGGACCACCTGCTGGAACTCAAAGACACCTTGCGCAATGGTGGCGAGTTGGTGCTGGAAACCTTGGTAATAGAAGGCCCGGAAGGCGCCAGCCTGATGCCGGAAGATCGCTATGGCCAGATGCGCAATGTCTGGTTTTTGCCTAGCTGCGCGACTTTGCTGCGCTGGCTCGACCGTTGTGGTTTTGTAAATGCACGGGTGGTCGATGTGACTGCCACCAGCACCGAAGAACAACGCAGTACCGACTGGATGCGGTTCAATTCGTTACAGGATTTTCTTGACCCCGACGACCCCTCGCGCACCATTGAGGGTTATCCTGGCCCGCTGCGGGCGACCCTGATTGCGAACAAACCCAACTAA